The proteins below are encoded in one region of Halalkalicoccus jeotgali B3:
- a CDS encoding VOC family protein, whose translation MGATLDHVMMRVSDLEESLEWYGEHLGYEEKDRWEADTFTNVYLGPEELGEEGAMLELTHNHDGGPEEIGDAWGHIAVRVPDGELEDYYEQLMDEGVEDYRDPDSCGGRYAFVKDPDGHEIEIVKRDPEQGPLWSIDHTMIRVEDADEALGWYTRKFEYEHTGRWEADSFANYFMKPEGASEEAMALELTYNYGDNTYDLGDAWGHLCVRADDLNEFWDDLMTRDAPDYRDPESCDDEYAFTKDMDDHEIEIIERDPSSDALFPE comes from the coding sequence ATGGGAGCGACACTCGACCACGTCATGATGCGCGTCTCGGACCTAGAGGAATCGCTCGAGTGGTACGGCGAGCATCTGGGCTACGAGGAGAAGGACCGCTGGGAGGCCGACACCTTCACAAACGTCTATCTGGGCCCCGAGGAACTGGGCGAGGAGGGCGCGATGCTCGAACTCACCCACAACCACGACGGCGGGCCCGAGGAGATTGGCGACGCCTGGGGCCACATCGCGGTTCGCGTCCCCGACGGCGAACTCGAGGACTACTACGAGCAGCTCATGGACGAGGGCGTCGAGGACTACCGGGACCCCGACTCGTGTGGCGGCCGGTACGCCTTCGTCAAGGACCCCGACGGCCACGAGATCGAGATCGTCAAGCGCGACCCCGAGCAGGGGCCGCTCTGGTCGATCGACCACACCATGATCCGCGTCGAGGACGCAGACGAGGCCCTCGGCTGGTACACCCGGAAGTTCGAGTACGAACACACGGGCCGTTGGGAGGCCGATTCCTTCGCGAACTACTTCATGAAACCCGAGGGAGCTAGTGAGGAAGCGATGGCGCTCGAACTCACCTACAACTACGGGGACAACACCTACGACCTCGGTGACGCGTGGGGTCACCTCTGTGTCCGGGCCGACGACCTGAACGAGTTCTGGGACGACCTCATGACGCGGGACGCCCCCGACTACCGCGACCCGGAGTCCTGTGACGACGAGTACGCCTTCACGAAGGACATGGACGACCACGAGATCGAGATCATCGAGCGCGATCCGAGCAGCGACGCTCTCTTCCCCGAATAA
- a CDS encoding class I SAM-dependent methyltransferase: protein MEVPCVSVPRAEGEATRRELAEADLIADDREITVEEDWLYIPVVDPDAVPDGFDLVVRDAPERETQTTPADLLGVDPSYERLGDIVLLDEDDPERADRIARAIVASDLPVGTVLNKASKVKGETRIRDWELLAGEGTETVHREYGFEYALDLAAVYFSPRLATERHRVTEQVAENEHVFDMFAGVGPFAIPAAARGAQAVGADVNGRAIEYLRENAERNGVGDRVTAFHGDVREVAPEYEGWADRILMNLPHSAEGFLETAVSLAGDECVLHYYDIQHDEDPFGPGERAIRAAASAQGYDVEVLTRHVVRSYAPHELNVCLDVRLSRAA, encoded by the coding sequence ATGGAGGTTCCGTGCGTCAGCGTACCGCGGGCGGAGGGTGAGGCGACGCGCCGCGAGCTGGCCGAGGCCGACCTGATCGCCGACGACCGAGAGATCACCGTCGAAGAGGACTGGCTCTACATTCCCGTCGTCGATCCCGATGCGGTACCCGACGGGTTCGACCTCGTCGTCCGCGACGCCCCGGAACGCGAGACACAGACCACACCAGCCGACCTGCTCGGGGTCGATCCGTCCTACGAACGCCTCGGCGATATCGTCCTGCTCGACGAGGACGACCCCGAGCGCGCCGACCGGATCGCCCGCGCGATCGTCGCGTCGGACCTCCCGGTCGGGACGGTGCTGAACAAGGCATCGAAGGTCAAAGGGGAGACGCGCATCCGCGACTGGGAGCTGCTGGCGGGCGAGGGGACCGAAACGGTCCATCGGGAGTACGGCTTCGAGTACGCGCTGGACCTCGCGGCCGTGTACTTCTCACCCCGACTCGCCACCGAACGCCATCGCGTGACCGAGCAGGTAGCGGAGAACGAACACGTCTTCGATATGTTCGCCGGGGTCGGCCCGTTTGCGATCCCCGCAGCGGCTCGCGGCGCTCAGGCGGTCGGTGCTGACGTCAACGGGCGCGCGATCGAGTATCTCCGGGAGAACGCCGAGCGAAACGGCGTCGGGGATCGGGTGACGGCGTTTCACGGGGACGTGCGCGAGGTAGCCCCCGAATACGAGGGCTGGGCCGACCGGATCCTGATGAACCTGCCACACAGCGCCGAGGGGTTCCTCGAAACGGCAGTCTCGCTCGCCGGCGACGAGTGCGTACTTCATTACTACGACATCCAGCACGACGAGGACCCGTTCGGACCGGGCGAGCGGGCGATCCGCGCCGCCGCCTCGGCCCAGGGGTACGACGTCGAGGTACTGACGCGTCACGTCGTTCGCTCGTACGCTCCCCACGAACTGAACGTCTGTCTCGACGTTCGCCTCTCGCGGGCGGCATGA
- a CDS encoding undecaprenyl-diphosphate phosphatase: MTLREILVAVAAGIVQGFVEWLPISSSGNLSLFLTALGTSPDIAVRLALFLQMGTTLSAALYYRETILDAIASAPGWRPRSAFAGSNAEPSFVLVATAMTGLVGIPIYVALIDLASELTGGAFVALIGGLLVVTGLVERASEDVSLGERGTPSLVDAIIVGAFQGMTILPGVSRSGTTASVLLFRGYEGPAAFRLSFLLSIPAGIGAGVLILVDEGLPTTGLEAVIALVISAIVGYAMIDAIMRVVHKVDFWIVCVALGGLAVLGGGLTMVI; the protein is encoded by the coding sequence GTGACGCTTCGCGAGATCCTCGTCGCCGTTGCAGCCGGCATCGTCCAGGGGTTCGTCGAGTGGCTGCCGATCTCGAGTTCGGGCAACCTCTCGCTGTTTCTCACCGCACTCGGGACCTCGCCCGACATCGCGGTTCGACTTGCACTATTCCTCCAGATGGGGACGACCCTCTCGGCGGCGCTTTACTATCGCGAGACGATCCTCGATGCGATTGCGAGCGCCCCCGGCTGGCGCCCCCGAAGCGCCTTTGCCGGCTCGAACGCCGAGCCCTCGTTCGTCCTCGTGGCGACCGCGATGACCGGGCTCGTCGGCATCCCGATCTACGTCGCGCTCATCGATCTGGCCAGCGAGCTCACCGGTGGCGCGTTCGTCGCGCTGATCGGCGGGCTGCTCGTCGTGACCGGGCTGGTCGAACGCGCCTCGGAGGACGTCTCGCTCGGCGAGCGCGGTACCCCGTCGCTCGTAGACGCGATCATCGTCGGCGCGTTCCAGGGGATGACGATCCTGCCCGGCGTCTCCCGATCGGGTACCACCGCGAGTGTCCTGCTGTTTCGGGGCTACGAGGGCCCCGCCGCCTTCCGACTCTCCTTCCTCCTCTCGATCCCCGCCGGGATCGGCGCGGGCGTACTGATCCTCGTCGACGAGGGACTACCGACGACCGGCCTGGAGGCGGTCATTGCGCTGGTCATCAGCGCGATCGTCGGCTACGCGATGATCGACGCGATCATGCGAGTCGTCCACAAGGTGGATTTCTGGATCGTCTGTGTCGCCCTCGGCGGGCTGGCGGTGCTGGGCGGCGGGCTAACGATGGTCATCTGA
- a CDS encoding bacterio-opsin activator domain-containing protein, translated as MDTPTTDNNPADLKTVLDHTTEAVLTLDSDTRVTYCNEQAATVFDASREELLGRVLWRVVPDEIGTTFQKRCERAVGTRESVTFEARRSDPERWLTARVHPSPEGATLHLQDNTAEKRYERTLARNYERLTTLVQLNSLVRDLSHAVLNASSRDRVERRVCDRLVEEESYPLVWIGTVNRGEGEVTPTTVACSGDHRQYLDGVRISVEDADPSAHGPTGTAIRTREPQVVHDIRTATEYDPWRDAATEHDFTASAAFPLLYDDVLYGVLNVYATTTEAFDDPTYKALDHLSGVVGHAIHALEQRVVLTTDSVVELEFRNTELVDLFVPNGDVSNGSDDLALSVERTTPVEDGSLLQIITATGGPAARFVEAFSQFPSVEEVTVLSESELGSDGEGALLGLRVSEPSLSTTLAAYGGRIRDLIITSEDVRLIAEVPPRTDTRRITEALAELYPGTELLAQRTRSREELTRRELVDVLGERLTEKQRVALGTAYASGYFEWPRTATGEEVAAMLEVAPPTFAQHLRAAQRNLFTVIYERD; from the coding sequence ATGGACACCCCGACCACCGACAACAATCCAGCGGACCTCAAAACCGTCTTGGATCACACGACGGAGGCCGTCCTGACGCTCGATTCGGACACCCGGGTGACCTACTGTAACGAGCAGGCCGCGACCGTCTTCGACGCCTCACGCGAGGAGTTGCTCGGGCGGGTGCTCTGGCGGGTCGTCCCGGACGAGATCGGGACCACTTTCCAAAAGCGATGCGAACGGGCGGTGGGGACACGAGAATCGGTCACCTTCGAGGCGCGCCGGTCCGACCCGGAGCGGTGGTTGACGGCTCGGGTCCACCCGTCGCCGGAGGGAGCGACCCTCCATCTCCAGGACAACACCGCCGAGAAGCGATACGAACGGACCCTCGCACGCAACTACGAGCGCCTCACGACGCTCGTCCAGTTGAACTCGCTCGTCCGGGACCTCTCGCATGCGGTACTCAACGCGTCGTCGAGAGACCGGGTCGAACGGCGAGTCTGCGATCGGCTCGTCGAGGAAGAATCCTATCCGCTCGTCTGGATCGGTACCGTGAACCGCGGCGAGGGGGAAGTCACGCCGACCACGGTCGCCTGCAGCGGGGACCACCGACAGTACCTCGACGGGGTCAGGATCTCCGTCGAGGACGCCGACCCGTCCGCACACGGTCCGACCGGAACGGCGATCCGGACCCGGGAACCGCAGGTGGTCCACGACATCCGGACGGCGACTGAGTACGACCCGTGGCGCGACGCCGCAACCGAACACGACTTCACCGCGTCGGCGGCCTTTCCCTTGCTGTACGACGACGTCCTGTACGGCGTTTTGAACGTCTACGCGACCACGACCGAGGCCTTCGACGACCCGACCTACAAGGCGCTGGATCATCTGAGCGGCGTCGTCGGCCACGCGATCCACGCGCTCGAACAACGGGTGGTGCTCACCACGGATTCGGTGGTCGAACTCGAATTCCGCAACACCGAACTCGTCGATCTGTTCGTCCCGAACGGGGACGTATCCAACGGCAGCGACGATCTAGCCCTCTCGGTCGAGCGAACGACCCCCGTCGAAGACGGATCTCTCCTCCAGATCATCACTGCGACCGGTGGGCCCGCAGCCCGCTTTGTAGAGGCGTTCTCACAGTTTCCGTCGGTCGAGGAGGTGACCGTCCTCAGCGAGTCCGAACTTGGGTCCGACGGCGAGGGCGCGTTGCTCGGACTCAGGGTATCGGAGCCCTCGCTCAGCACCACGCTGGCGGCCTACGGGGGCCGCATACGGGACCTCATCATTACATCCGAGGACGTCAGGCTCATCGCGGAGGTGCCCCCCAGAACCGACACCCGACGAATAACGGAGGCGCTCGCGGAACTCTATCCCGGGACCGAACTCCTCGCCCAGCGCACCCGGTCCCGCGAGGAGCTGACCCGACGGGAGTTGGTCGACGTCCTGGGCGAACGCCTCACCGAGAAGCAACGCGTCGCACTCGGGACCGCGTACGCAAGCGGCTACTTCGAGTGGCCCCGAACGGCCACGGGCGAGGAGGTCGCCGCGATGCTCGAGGTCGCGCCACCGACGTTCGCACAGCACCTCAGGGCCGCCCAGCGGAACCTGTTTACGGTGATCTACGAGCGCGACTGA
- a CDS encoding M55 family metallopeptidase yields the protein MHVLVITDLEGPAGVDSFRQTRTGRIERKRSAMDRLASEVNACIEGVRSVAPDAAIDVWDGHGSGGLREGDLVGGRYLASGRPYFHLEDHDAVLFVGQHAMAGTPNAPLCHTYSSLSVDYYKLNGVFVGEFACRALIAGRQGVPTVFVAGDDKAILEARQFVPEIETAITKYGAGRESARHRDPDEVDAAIRDGAAAAVRRLGEIPPYTDLKPPYSLKIRYFEPENASKIDRAAGWVRQYVPPLRGLLPVATGVRRIDSRTIRVEAERLTDPESGLYHRL from the coding sequence GTGCACGTACTCGTGATCACGGACTTGGAGGGACCGGCCGGGGTCGATTCCTTCCGACAGACGCGGACGGGACGGATCGAGCGAAAACGGAGCGCGATGGACCGCCTCGCCAGCGAGGTCAACGCGTGCATCGAGGGCGTCCGGTCGGTCGCACCCGACGCGGCGATCGACGTCTGGGACGGCCACGGCAGCGGCGGACTGCGGGAAGGTGACCTCGTCGGCGGGCGCTACCTCGCGAGCGGCCGCCCGTACTTCCACCTCGAGGATCACGACGCGGTACTGTTCGTCGGTCAGCACGCGATGGCCGGCACGCCCAACGCGCCGCTGTGTCACACCTATTCGTCGCTCTCGGTCGACTACTACAAGCTCAACGGGGTGTTCGTCGGCGAGTTCGCCTGCCGGGCGCTGATCGCCGGACGACAGGGCGTTCCCACGGTGTTCGTCGCCGGTGACGACAAGGCGATCCTTGAAGCCAGACAGTTCGTCCCGGAGATCGAGACGGCGATCACGAAGTACGGAGCGGGTCGCGAGTCCGCCCGCCACCGCGACCCCGACGAGGTCGATGCGGCAATCCGCGACGGCGCCGCCGCCGCCGTGAGACGGCTCGGGGAGATTCCGCCGTATACGGACCTGAAACCACCCTATTCGCTGAAAATCCGGTATTTCGAGCCCGAAAACGCCTCGAAGATCGACCGGGCCGCCGGATGGGTGCGACAGTACGTCCCGCCCCTCCGGGGACTCCTCCCCGTCGCAACGGGCGTGAGGCGGATCGACTCGCGAACGATCCGTGTCGAAGCCGAGCGACTGACCGACCCCGAGTCGGGGCTCTATCACCGACTCTGA
- a CDS encoding phosphatase PAP2 family protein: MSRGVGEFDLVQGAIPDSLAIVVALLTQLGDIWFVTLLFVVLAVRYDGTDRDRIVAAGGLVIGAIALVLFTKELFALPRPDQPLVAIEALWVPFQFIYSLTGYASGYGFPSGHAVVSTATYLSLATVLPVSTRRRRYAAATGILAIVGFCRVALGLHYLVDVLAGIALSAVFLFLAFRLLARYRSSETRRTVALGIGSVLALAAVVVTGIHIEALALLAVALALFGLSWRADPQRVAA, translated from the coding sequence ATGTCCCGTGGCGTCGGCGAGTTCGACCTCGTTCAGGGGGCGATCCCCGACTCGCTCGCGATCGTCGTCGCGTTGCTCACCCAACTGGGCGATATCTGGTTCGTGACGCTGCTGTTCGTGGTCCTTGCCGTCCGCTACGACGGGACCGACCGAGACCGGATCGTCGCCGCCGGCGGACTGGTGATCGGTGCGATCGCGCTGGTGTTGTTCACCAAGGAGCTCTTCGCGCTGCCCCGTCCCGACCAGCCGCTCGTCGCGATCGAAGCGCTCTGGGTGCCGTTTCAGTTCATCTACTCGCTGACCGGCTACGCCAGCGGCTACGGCTTTCCCAGCGGCCACGCCGTCGTCTCGACGGCGACGTACCTCTCGCTCGCGACGGTACTGCCGGTGAGTACGCGACGACGCCGGTACGCCGCCGCGACGGGGATCCTCGCCATCGTGGGCTTCTGTCGGGTCGCCCTCGGCCTTCATTACCTCGTCGACGTGCTCGCGGGGATCGCCCTGAGTGCCGTTTTCCTCTTTCTCGCGTTCCGCCTGTTGGCTCGCTATCGCTCGTCGGAGACACGTCGAACCGTCGCGCTGGGAATCGGAAGCGTACTCGCGCTCGCCGCCGTCGTCGTCACGGGTATCCACATCGAGGCGCTGGCGCTGTTGGCGGTCGCGCTCGCGTTGTTCGGCCTCTCATGGCGGGCCGACCCGCAGCGAGTCGCCGCGTAG
- a CDS encoding copper resistance D family protein, translating into MEPWTPLFRGVLVTALVLLVGVPPTLSFVVFPELERRGFDTAPAHRVALPTIFATLIGAGLAAAGLAVGNARASEAGSVLAWASSTVAGQAWVALTLAAVAAGGLTAGRYIDSDRISRRSWLTGVCLGAFVMLIAFCWTRYSVAVERPALAILVKVGHMTGGALWVGGLAVLAVFPALVPRGDDGIERAELVLATVRRFSMLAVAGVTVAFATGVVIAAWHVPTLTALATTPYGLVLSAKVVLVVVAAAIGGFNRVVLHEGIAHSIDGSTEVAALPGMLTGIRPQVDPHDAAPAVARSVRVELLILFAAMGLSVVLTTAMTPSYELLEPAVQASTEVVVGGVTLAGFGTLLDLGAVAIALAGALALGYEVGKFAVDRKAHERRSHRSPEETRAERK; encoded by the coding sequence ATGGAGCCGTGGACCCCGCTGTTCCGGGGCGTTCTGGTGACGGCGCTGGTGTTGCTCGTCGGCGTCCCGCCTACCCTCTCGTTCGTCGTGTTCCCCGAACTGGAACGTCGCGGTTTCGATACAGCGCCGGCACATCGCGTCGCCCTCCCCACCATTTTCGCGACACTCATCGGGGCAGGGCTGGCCGCCGCCGGGCTGGCGGTCGGAAACGCACGGGCCTCGGAGGCGGGGTCGGTACTCGCGTGGGCGAGTTCGACCGTCGCGGGCCAGGCGTGGGTGGCGTTGACCCTCGCTGCGGTCGCCGCGGGGGGACTGACCGCCGGACGGTACATCGATTCCGATCGGATCTCGCGGCGCTCCTGGCTTACGGGGGTGTGTCTCGGGGCGTTCGTGATGCTGATCGCGTTCTGCTGGACGCGCTACTCGGTCGCCGTCGAACGGCCGGCGCTGGCGATCCTGGTGAAGGTCGGGCACATGACCGGCGGCGCGCTGTGGGTCGGCGGGCTGGCCGTACTCGCCGTGTTCCCGGCGCTGGTGCCCCGCGGCGACGACGGCATCGAGCGGGCCGAACTCGTCCTCGCGACGGTTCGGCGGTTCTCGATGCTCGCCGTCGCCGGCGTCACGGTCGCGTTCGCGACCGGCGTCGTCATCGCGGCGTGGCACGTCCCGACGCTGACCGCGCTCGCGACGACCCCCTACGGGCTCGTCCTCTCGGCGAAGGTGGTGCTGGTGGTCGTCGCGGCCGCCATCGGCGGGTTCAATCGGGTCGTGCTCCACGAGGGGATCGCCCACTCGATCGACGGCTCGACGGAGGTCGCGGCCCTGCCAGGGATGTTGACGGGCATCAGACCGCAGGTCGACCCGCACGACGCCGCCCCGGCAGTCGCGCGGTCGGTCCGGGTCGAACTGCTGATCCTGTTTGCGGCGATGGGGCTGTCGGTCGTGCTCACGACGGCTATGACGCCGTCGTACGAACTGCTCGAACCGGCGGTGCAGGCTTCGACCGAGGTCGTGGTCGGCGGCGTGACCCTCGCCGGGTTCGGGACGCTCCTCGATTTGGGTGCGGTCGCGATCGCGCTCGCGGGGGCGCTCGCGCTCGGCTACGAGGTGGGGAAGTTCGCCGTCGACCGGAAGGCCCACGAGCGCCGGTCGCACCGCTCGCCCGAGGAGACACGCGCGGAACGTAAGTGA
- a CDS encoding VanZ family protein codes for MIASVHKRWLTVAILAGTILVVSLIPIPGAVPEDGGIPPSVLFHFIGYAALAGAVGIALLVSSRTRAVAGASVGASAYGVLMECLQYPLSYRSFSYVDMAINTTGATLGALLVVCVLSRSDDHR; via the coding sequence ATGATCGCCTCGGTCCACAAGCGGTGGCTGACCGTCGCGATCCTCGCCGGGACGATCCTCGTCGTCTCGCTGATCCCGATCCCGGGTGCGGTCCCCGAGGACGGCGGGATCCCACCGAGCGTCCTGTTTCACTTCATCGGGTACGCCGCCCTCGCGGGGGCGGTCGGGATCGCGCTGCTCGTTTCGAGTCGGACGCGGGCGGTGGCCGGCGCGTCGGTCGGTGCGAGCGCGTACGGCGTGCTGATGGAGTGTCTCCAGTACCCGCTTTCGTATCGTTCGTTCAGCTATGTCGACATGGCGATCAACACGACCGGCGCGACTCTCGGCGCGCTACTGGTCGTGTGCGTGCTCTCGCGCTCAGATGACCATCGTTAG
- a CDS encoding 50S ribosomal protein L11 translates to MAGTIEALVPGGEATPGPPLGPELGPTPVDVQAVVQEINDQTEAFDGTEVPVTITYEDDGSFEIDVGVPPTAALVKDEAGFDTGSGEPQKDFVADLSIDQVKQIAEQKLPDLLAYDLKGAAKEVVGTCTSLGVTIEGENPREFKERLDSGEYDDEFAEEVAA, encoded by the coding sequence ATGGCTGGAACGATCGAAGCGCTCGTTCCGGGCGGCGAGGCCACCCCCGGCCCGCCACTCGGTCCCGAGCTCGGACCTACCCCCGTAGACGTACAGGCCGTCGTCCAGGAGATCAACGACCAGACCGAGGCTTTCGACGGCACCGAAGTCCCCGTGACGATCACCTACGAGGACGACGGCTCCTTCGAGATCGACGTCGGCGTCCCGCCGACGGCGGCGCTGGTCAAGGACGAGGCCGGCTTCGATACCGGCAGCGGCGAGCCCCAGAAGGACTTCGTCGCGGACCTCTCGATCGACCAGGTCAAACAGATCGCCGAACAGAAACTGCCCGACCTGCTCGCCTACGACCTGAAGGGCGCCGCAAAGGAGGTCGTCGGCACCTGTACCTCACTGGGCGTCACCATCGAGGGCGAGAACCCCCGCGAGTTCAAAGAACGCCTCGACTCGGGCGAGTACGACGACGAGTTCGCCGAAGAAGTCGCGGCCTGA
- a CDS encoding DUF7545 family protein, translated as MSTTTTLRIDGEDGSSDEIAVPASLLDLLADGEETPAETIGDLAVLSCAQQIHAISHHSQGEPDEEIQTIEEETMVAFEERFGATFAEMTGHDH; from the coding sequence GTGTCGACTACCACCACACTCAGAATCGACGGCGAGGACGGATCGAGCGACGAGATAGCGGTTCCGGCGTCGCTGCTCGATCTGCTCGCGGACGGCGAGGAGACGCCCGCCGAGACGATCGGTGATCTCGCGGTGCTGTCGTGTGCACAGCAGATCCACGCGATCAGCCACCACTCACAAGGCGAGCCCGACGAGGAGATCCAGACGATCGAAGAAGAGACCATGGTGGCCTTCGAGGAACGGTTCGGCGCCACCTTCGCGGAGATGACCGGCCACGACCACTAG
- a CDS encoding OBG GTPase family GTP-binding protein, whose translation MGLEAEIEAIEEEIASTPYNKSTEAHIGRLKAKLADKKEKLENQSSAGGGSGYAVEKTGDATVALVGFPSVGKSTLLNALTNAESEVGSYEFTTLNVNPGMLQYRGANIQIMDVPGLIEGAASGRGGGREVLSVVRAADLVVYVLSVFEIDQYERLSEELYANKVRLDTEPPSLSIVKKGRGGIRVTASGDPGLPKDVIKEVLRENGYVNANVTVREELDVDRLIDSIMENRVYLPSIVTVNKADLIDRDYLETVNEDLRAHDLDPEEVTFISAEEEKGLEGLKERIWETLGLIRIYMDKPGRGVDYEEPLILKEGSDIEDAMEKLGGEFKERFRFARVSGPSAKHDEQQVGTDHELADEDVVKFILRR comes from the coding sequence ATGGGACTGGAAGCAGAGATCGAGGCGATCGAGGAGGAGATCGCCTCGACGCCGTACAACAAGTCGACCGAGGCTCATATCGGCCGACTGAAGGCGAAACTCGCCGACAAGAAGGAGAAACTCGAAAACCAGTCCTCCGCGGGCGGCGGCAGCGGCTACGCCGTCGAGAAGACCGGCGACGCCACCGTCGCGCTCGTGGGCTTTCCCAGCGTCGGCAAGTCCACCCTGCTGAACGCGCTGACCAACGCCGAAAGCGAGGTCGGCTCGTACGAGTTCACGACTCTCAACGTGAACCCCGGAATGCTCCAGTATCGGGGTGCGAACATCCAGATCATGGACGTCCCGGGATTGATCGAAGGTGCCGCGAGCGGGCGGGGTGGCGGCCGGGAAGTCCTCTCAGTGGTCCGGGCCGCAGACCTCGTCGTCTACGTCCTCTCGGTGTTCGAGATCGACCAGTACGAGCGCCTGAGCGAGGAGCTCTACGCGAACAAGGTCCGCCTTGACACCGAGCCGCCGAGCCTCTCGATCGTAAAGAAGGGCCGCGGGGGGATCCGCGTGACAGCCAGCGGCGATCCGGGCCTCCCGAAGGACGTAATCAAGGAGGTGTTGCGCGAGAACGGCTATGTCAACGCGAACGTCACGGTTCGCGAGGAACTCGATGTCGACCGGCTGATCGACTCGATCATGGAAAACCGGGTGTATCTCCCCTCGATCGTCACCGTCAACAAGGCCGACCTGATCGACCGCGACTATCTGGAGACGGTCAACGAGGACCTTCGGGCCCACGATCTGGACCCCGAGGAGGTGACGTTCATCTCCGCCGAGGAAGAAAAGGGGTTGGAGGGGCTCAAAGAGCGGATCTGGGAGACGCTCGGACTGATCCGGATCTACATGGACAAGCCCGGCCGCGGGGTCGACTACGAGGAGCCGTTGATCCTCAAAGAAGGCAGCGACATCGAGGACGCGATGGAGAAACTCGGCGGAGAGTTCAAGGAGCGCTTCCGCTTTGCACGCGTCTCGGGCCCGAGCGCAAAACACGACGAACAGCAGGTCGGCACCGACCACGAACTCGCCGACGAGGACGTCGTGAAGTTCATCCTCCGACGATAG
- the dph5 gene encoding diphthine synthase, translating into MLTFIGLGLYDERSITVEGREVLRSADRVFMEQYTSRLIGTDIETLETEHGIEIELRDRAGVEQDPKEMLAAAEREDVAFLVVGDPMVSTTHVDLRLRAADRGIETRIVHGTTAEAAASSLTGLQNYRFGPATTLPFPYAHGAEGLPSSVTNTIDDNRERGLHTLVYLDIKHEREEYMTADVAAALLAAEYPDTLAVAVCRAGSPEPVVAADSLSELADREFGGPLHLLVIPGDLHHIEAEALRAFAGAPADLAPLE; encoded by the coding sequence ATGCTCACGTTTATCGGTCTCGGCCTCTACGACGAGCGTTCGATCACCGTCGAGGGCCGCGAGGTCCTCCGTAGCGCGGATCGAGTCTTCATGGAGCAGTACACGAGCCGGCTGATCGGCACCGACATCGAAACCCTCGAAACGGAACACGGGATCGAGATCGAGTTGCGGGACCGGGCGGGCGTCGAGCAGGACCCCAAGGAGATGCTCGCGGCCGCCGAGCGCGAGGACGTCGCCTTCCTGGTTGTCGGCGACCCAATGGTCTCGACGACCCACGTCGACCTGCGGCTCCGGGCCGCGGATCGGGGGATCGAGACGCGGATCGTCCACGGCACGACCGCCGAGGCTGCCGCGAGTTCGCTGACCGGCCTCCAGAACTACCGCTTTGGACCCGCGACGACGCTGCCGTTTCCCTACGCCCACGGCGCCGAGGGTCTGCCATCGAGCGTCACGAACACCATCGACGACAACCGCGAGCGGGGGCTGCACACCCTCGTCTACCTCGATATAAAACACGAACGCGAGGAGTATATGACCGCGGACGTCGCCGCCGCGTTGCTCGCCGCGGAGTACCCCGACACGCTCGCGGTCGCGGTCTGTCGCGCCGGGAGCCCAGAGCCCGTCGTCGCGGCCGATTCGCTCTCGGAGCTCGCGGACCGGGAGTTCGGCGGGCCGCTGCACCTGCTCGTGATCCCCGGAGACCTGCATCACATCGAGGCGGAAGCGCTGCGGGCGTTCGCGGGTGCGCCCGCCGATCTCGCGCCACTGGAATGA
- a CDS encoding VNG_1110C family protein: protein MPDPSRLRDSTQIVVPPTALAGIRSDLEAQFAVTVFEECEAVRIIGSPVEIKGVNTYLARHGVSVP from the coding sequence ATGCCAGACCCGTCACGGCTGCGAGATAGCACCCAGATCGTGGTTCCGCCGACAGCCCTCGCCGGGATCAGGAGCGATCTCGAGGCGCAGTTCGCCGTGACGGTCTTCGAGGAATGTGAGGCGGTTCGGATCATCGGCAGTCCCGTGGAGATCAAGGGCGTGAACACGTACCTCGCCCGCCACGGGGTATCGGTTCCCTGA
- a CDS encoding amphi-Trp domain-containing protein — protein sequence MAGEIEHEAELTREEAATYFEEVAAGLRSEESFTVVLGDIEVDVDPAETVEFEVELEDSEDEREFEIELEWERGDEELEIDAEE from the coding sequence ATGGCCGGAGAAATCGAACACGAAGCCGAGTTGACCCGCGAGGAAGCCGCGACCTACTTCGAGGAGGTCGCAGCGGGACTGCGCTCCGAGGAATCTTTTACCGTGGTTCTGGGCGACATCGAGGTCGATGTCGACCCCGCCGAGACCGTCGAGTTCGAAGTCGAACTCGAGGACAGCGAGGACGAGCGCGAGTTCGAGATCGAACTGGAGTGGGAACGCGGCGACGAGGAACTCGAGATCGACGCCGAGGAGTAA